The following proteins are encoded in a genomic region of Nicotiana sylvestris chromosome 4, ASM39365v2, whole genome shotgun sequence:
- the LOC104211861 gene encoding probable pectin methylesterase CGR3 isoform X1 has protein sequence MMMSRRPINPSRRLADGRAASLDASIRSKTRSSPYLTIGLVIVGAFLLIGYFYRDTGTFGSIKGISRVEGDFSCAVEVQKTIPFLKKAYGDSMHKVLHVGPDTCSVVARLLEEEDTQAWGIEPYDIEDAGHFCKKLVHKGIVRVADIKFPLPYRAKSFSLVIVSDALDYLSPRYLNRTLPELARVSSDGLVVFTGYPRHHKAKVADKSRFGGLAKLRSSTWWVRFFVQTSLEENEVAIKKFELAALKKSYVPSCQIFHLRSYH, from the exons ATGATGATGTCAAGGAGGCCTATCAACCCATCTCGACGTTTAGCGGATGGCAGAGCAGCTTCATTAGATGCCTCAATTCGCTCAAAGACACGGTCTTCCCCATATTTAACGATTGGACTTGTTATTGTG GGAGCATTTCTTCTCATAGGGTACTTTTACCGTGACACAG GTACTTTTGGCAGTATTAAAGGCATCAGTAGAGTggaag GGGACTTTTCATGTGCTGTAGAGGTTCAAAAGACGATTCCTTTTCTGAAGAAAGCATATGGAGATAGCATGCATAAGGTGCTGCATGTTGGCCCTGATACTTGCTCGGTAGTTGCTAGATTGTTAGAAGAGGAGGATACTCAAGCTTGGGGTATAGAACCATATGATATAGAGGATGCAGGTCATTTCTGCAAAAAACTCGTGCATAAGGGCATCGTCCGCGTGGCTGATATAAAGTTTCCTCTTCCATATCGTGCAAAATCATTTTCACTTGTGATTGTCTCAGATGCATTGGATTACTTGTCTCCAAGGTATCTCAATAGGACCCTTCCTGAATTGGCCAGGGTATCATCTGATGGACTTGTTGTTTTCACGG GTTATCCACGTCATCATAAAGCTAAGGTTGCAGATAAGTCCAGATTCGGGGGGCTG GCCAAATTGAGGAGCTCAACGTGGTGGGTCCGGTTTTTTGTTCAAACAAGTTTAGAGGAAAATGAAGTCGCCATTAAGAAGTTTGAGCTAGCTGCTTTGAAGAAATCATACGTCCCTAGCTGCCAAATCTTTCACCTGAGATCTTACCATTGA
- the LOC138890314 gene encoding uncharacterized mitochondrial protein AtMg00240-like, which produces MISDVGLAGPKHKDTPMEQNMKLTSTEFDKSINAGTSDETLEDRGSFQRLIGKLLYLTINRPDISYIVQCLSQFMHALMRSHYEAALHIVRYIKRQPDLGILMSSNETQHIEAYCESNWASYPMSRKSVTGYCIKLGDSLIS; this is translated from the coding sequence ATGATCTCAGATGTGGGATTAGCAGGTCCAAAGCATAAAGATACACCTATGGAGCAGAACATGAAGCTCACAAGTACAGAATTTGACAAAAGTATAAATGCTGGCACCTCTGATGAAACATTGGAAGACAGGGGGAGTTTTCAAAGGCTGATTGGAAAACTTCTGTACCTCACAATAAATAGACCAGACATTTCTTATATAGTTCAATGCCTAAGTCAATTCATGCATGCGCTCATGAGATCCCATTATGAGGCAGCTCTACATATTGTCAGATACATAAAGAGACAACCAGATCTAGGAATCCTCATGTCAAGCAACGAGACACAGCATATTGAAGCTTACTGTGAATCTAATTGGGCATCTTATCCCATGTCAAGGAAATCTGTGACTGGCTACTGTATTAAGCTAGGTGATTCATTGATCTCTTAA
- the LOC104211863 gene encoding uncharacterized protein isoform X1, translating to MGNEKAGKDNGEKHYEEKEEMRLWGIFVFALIGATATTFAVTQLRSTVDYVYSQLMQSARKARAGGSFRTSFQEEAWKRYNRRMREEYEEEMERVERIRRMQSVFNRERNKYKRSYESWQENGPGAYHQHSQRNDWYWKADTSFRDRGTNFREAPRANTSYALSHHYSVLGLDRCRTKPYTDDEIKSAFRAKAKEFHPDQNQQNKEAAEAKFKEVMKSYEAIKSERKNGMSR from the exons ATGGGTAATGAAAAAGCCGGTAAAGACAATGGCGAAAAACATTACGAAGAAAAAGAGGAGATGAGACTTTGGGGTATTTTTGTTTTTGCGTTAATTGGAGCTACTGCCACCACCTTTGCT GTTACACAATTACGAAGTACAGTGGATTATGTCTACTCTCAG TTGATGCAGTCAGCACGGAAAGCTCGAGCTGGGGGTTCTTTTAGGACAAGTTTTCAGGAGGAAGCATGGAAAAGATATAATCGCAGGATGCGGGAAGAGTATGAAGAAGAAATGGAGAGAGTG GAGCGCATACGCCGTATGCAAAGTGTTTTCAATAGGGAGAGAAACAAATATAAGAGGAGCTACGAGAGCTGGCAAGAAAATGGGCCAGGTGCTTATCATCAGCACTCGCAAAGGAATGACTGGTATTGGAAGGCTGATACATCATTCAGAGACCGGGGAACTAATTTCAGGGAAGCTCCTAGGGCCAATACAAGCTACGCGTTATCACATCACTACTCGGTTTTGGGCCTTGACAG GTGTAGGACGAAGCCTTACACGGATGATGAGATAAAG TCAGCCTTTAGGGCAAAGGCAAAGGAGTTTCACCCTGATCAAAATCAGCAAAACAAAG AGGCTGCTGAAGCAAAGTTTAAGGAAGTTATGAAGTCTTATGAGGCTATAAAGTCGGAAAGGAAGAATGGCATGAGCCGATAA
- the LOC104211861 gene encoding probable pectin methylesterase CGR3 isoform X2, giving the protein MNAVLVSSKGTFGSIKGISRVEGDFSCAVEVQKTIPFLKKAYGDSMHKVLHVGPDTCSVVARLLEEEDTQAWGIEPYDIEDAGHFCKKLVHKGIVRVADIKFPLPYRAKSFSLVIVSDALDYLSPRYLNRTLPELARVSSDGLVVFTGYPRHHKAKVADKSRFGGLAKLRSSTWWVRFFVQTSLEENEVAIKKFELAALKKSYVPSCQIFHLRSYH; this is encoded by the exons ATGAACGCTGTACTTGTTTCATCAAAAG GTACTTTTGGCAGTATTAAAGGCATCAGTAGAGTggaag GGGACTTTTCATGTGCTGTAGAGGTTCAAAAGACGATTCCTTTTCTGAAGAAAGCATATGGAGATAGCATGCATAAGGTGCTGCATGTTGGCCCTGATACTTGCTCGGTAGTTGCTAGATTGTTAGAAGAGGAGGATACTCAAGCTTGGGGTATAGAACCATATGATATAGAGGATGCAGGTCATTTCTGCAAAAAACTCGTGCATAAGGGCATCGTCCGCGTGGCTGATATAAAGTTTCCTCTTCCATATCGTGCAAAATCATTTTCACTTGTGATTGTCTCAGATGCATTGGATTACTTGTCTCCAAGGTATCTCAATAGGACCCTTCCTGAATTGGCCAGGGTATCATCTGATGGACTTGTTGTTTTCACGG GTTATCCACGTCATCATAAAGCTAAGGTTGCAGATAAGTCCAGATTCGGGGGGCTG GCCAAATTGAGGAGCTCAACGTGGTGGGTCCGGTTTTTTGTTCAAACAAGTTTAGAGGAAAATGAAGTCGCCATTAAGAAGTTTGAGCTAGCTGCTTTGAAGAAATCATACGTCCCTAGCTGCCAAATCTTTCACCTGAGATCTTACCATTGA
- the LOC104211863 gene encoding uncharacterized protein isoform X2 has translation MGNEKAGKDNGEKHYEEKEEMRLWGIFVFALIGATATTFAVTQLRSTVDYVYSQSARKARAGGSFRTSFQEEAWKRYNRRMREEYEEEMERVERIRRMQSVFNRERNKYKRSYESWQENGPGAYHQHSQRNDWYWKADTSFRDRGTNFREAPRANTSYALSHHYSVLGLDRCRTKPYTDDEIKSAFRAKAKEFHPDQNQQNKEAAEAKFKEVMKSYEAIKSERKNGMSR, from the exons ATGGGTAATGAAAAAGCCGGTAAAGACAATGGCGAAAAACATTACGAAGAAAAAGAGGAGATGAGACTTTGGGGTATTTTTGTTTTTGCGTTAATTGGAGCTACTGCCACCACCTTTGCT GTTACACAATTACGAAGTACAGTGGATTATGTCTACTCTCAG TCAGCACGGAAAGCTCGAGCTGGGGGTTCTTTTAGGACAAGTTTTCAGGAGGAAGCATGGAAAAGATATAATCGCAGGATGCGGGAAGAGTATGAAGAAGAAATGGAGAGAGTG GAGCGCATACGCCGTATGCAAAGTGTTTTCAATAGGGAGAGAAACAAATATAAGAGGAGCTACGAGAGCTGGCAAGAAAATGGGCCAGGTGCTTATCATCAGCACTCGCAAAGGAATGACTGGTATTGGAAGGCTGATACATCATTCAGAGACCGGGGAACTAATTTCAGGGAAGCTCCTAGGGCCAATACAAGCTACGCGTTATCACATCACTACTCGGTTTTGGGCCTTGACAG GTGTAGGACGAAGCCTTACACGGATGATGAGATAAAG TCAGCCTTTAGGGCAAAGGCAAAGGAGTTTCACCCTGATCAAAATCAGCAAAACAAAG AGGCTGCTGAAGCAAAGTTTAAGGAAGTTATGAAGTCTTATGAGGCTATAAAGTCGGAAAGGAAGAATGGCATGAGCCGATAA